Part of the Coccinella septempunctata chromosome 3, icCocSept1.1, whole genome shotgun sequence genome is shown below.
AAACTTTGGCACCGATGAATGATTACAAGGGCAACAACTAATTATATTACTGAGACACTAacgtaaaaatgaaaaattacttaGCTGGTGTTCGAACGGTACATTGCGACAAATAATTTGTAATTTGGAAGTCATGTTACTTTTCATAATGTGGTTGACCAAACCCACAAGGGAATTGAAATGCGATAAAAATACATGAACACTCATTGTGTTGGTTGTTTTTTATTTACATTCGGAAGTTTGCAACAGTAGTGACTGTGCACTGCATTTAACAATGGAACCCAAATTGTAAACGGCGTTCTGGGATTAGGTGCTTCAACAACTTTATTATATTGATCGAGAGACGACCATTTTAGTATAAAGATGCTCGAGTTTGAATCTATACAATCttgaaaatgttgtttttttaCCATAATTTAATGAAATCAGACAAAAATCGAGTGCCCTCCGATAACTGTCCAGTTTTTAGCTTCTATGGATAAATTTTGAGGGTAGAATGTTGAATCTTATTTAATGAACAGTTGAAAGTAGAACTGCTTAATTAAAATATAAAGGGTTTTTCtagtagttttcaaaatatattttatcgTCTGCAAGTACCAGCGTGTAGGTGAGGTGAGagtaaaggtgcctacagattactctggcgtgacgtgggaccacgtcataatgcgcatgattgaAAATTCTAACATACGGTTTTGCGCGGAATCGTCCAAATTGTTAGaattttgaatcatgcgcattatgacgtggtcccacgtcacgtaacagtaatctgtaggcacctttatcTTTCGCCAGGAAAATAGAAAAGTGACTGATATTATTTCTCAAAATCCAATGTATGTACAGTAGTTATCATATTTTTAATTACCCCCCCGTTTCCATAGAATGACTGCTGAATTTGTCattattgcagttttctggtttctaagaaaaaaattaaaaattgattttcagatGCCATTTTTAGGGAGCTGTATGTAAAGAGGAgctgcgcaaaaaaaaattatatggaaCATCCACACTATTTTTGACTCTGTTTTTTCTCTCTCTTACCATTTCCGACGAGAATacaattcaaaacaattttaggcccgtattaatagtcagatctcaaaACGGGTCTCAAGACCTATCTCAGTTGATACTTTCTCAAGATGTGACAGCATCTCAAGAGGCTTATTAATAAACTCATATCAAGTCATTATAAGTTTGATACTAtctcaagaaacgagacttgaaactcaacttatgaatgtcttgagtaatggtcttgagatatacttgagactacaaaacgaaaagagaaataagtatttttattttgatattgaGCCATAGCTTCTGCGAGTCTCTTCTTATTCATAACTAAAGCGGTTACTCAcgaaatgaataaaagaaaatattttttgttgttaCAAAGATCTTCGTCTTTTAGAAGCTCCACTTTTTACTTCTGCAggttgaaaatgatgaattcaAAGACTAGATAGAAATGGAATCTCACGTTTTATATCCGGTTTAAATTCCCAATGGATGGCAGTTTTCTTTTTCCTCAAATAGAATACCCCAATATCcacaaaaaacaattttcatgATATGAAACCAACAGAGTGCCACGACACGTGTTGATCTTCAAAATTTTCGGGAACACCGTTATTATTTTGCGGATTTAAATACTTATTTCGCTTGAAAAAGGATACGTGTTACTGGCTGAGTGTCATACATAAATATAATCGAATAGGAAAGGTAATGACAACTATCCTCTTGCAGCAATATCGATAAGAAATTCCTACTCAATTGGAATTGAGGAATCCTCTGATGTAATCTTAAAGCACTGACAGCAGCATTGGCGATTAGGGCCTTGTTATAGGCACTTTGGGAACTCCTGCAAAAGAAAATTTGATCATAATCTATGCGTTTCTTTAAGCATTATGATATTCATAAATCACCATTAACAAATCAACCATTATTCACGGATTGTGTATCAGACAACACTTGTGTTTCATCAGCCATTATTCACTGGACTATCAAACTTAATGGTCAGAGGCTCTAAATATAGAGGGATATTGAGATATCGGAAAATATGCTACTCAGATTGTTTCacacaaaaacatttttttagaaatatcgatgaaaattcGACACTTCATAAAATCTTCCCGATTTAgttgattttttccagcacaatTTTTCATATCTAGGGCATCATGCTCACTAGGTGAGGAAATAACTTGAATTTGGTAGATCTCCTTATCTTTTTCCCATTGAGCATTTCTGGGATATTAGAGATAAAAGATATTTAACAGTCTGCGGACAGCGTATGAGAATTTTCCTCATTCCTTAGTATTTTATACTTTATACTCAAATGAGTGAATTAAAGCGAAACACATAACCAGAACCCAACTCATTAACAATTTTTGTTGGATTTTAATTGGCCGAATCTTTATATGTTCGAGTGTGTGATAAAGaccattgaataaatgaataattgttaCTGGATTCTCTCTACGTGACTTCATTATAATAAAAACGAATTCGTAACCGTATTCATCTTTCATATGAAGTGCGTTTCAAAGGGGGACAGCAAACGAGTTCGCTGAAGAACTTTCTCTGTTCATTAAGTAATAACTTTCTATTGCCATTGAATCGAAGTAAAGATGTGTTGTGTTAAAATAACGCATTTCGTATTCACCCAAAATTCTGATTAATCTTGGTCAACAATTCAGATCACAGTAAGCAAATTGATGAAcatatttcttcatataataCACATCATAAACTAATAGAAAGCGAAACAATTTTAATATAACTCCgtgaacttttcaatttatatttcgtgaaaatcacgaAAAATCAATAGAAAAACGCTGCAAATTTTACGCTGCAGTTTCATGATTACCAAAACCCTCGGAATTATTtgtacagagtgttcaaaattcgttgtctactgagggtatctcgagaactattagaggtagaagaaaacagaaaacaCATTCCTTTTTTTCAGAGAAGCAAAGAATGGCGAAAACTGAAGTCTTCTACGGTTCTTCGTCTTTGAGTTACTAACAGAATTATGAGATTTTAACGATttaaaaagttctcataacttttttgtctttgaagttacagatctgaaacttgaatcttcttaggcacttttttatgtagaatctactgacaaaagattttttccaattcaaaaataacaaattcaataaaagtttgcatttataAAACCGAGTTCGCCTAATGAtccgtcagtggattctacgtaaaaaagtgcccgtAGGTTCATATCTATAatatcaaagacaaaaaagttttcataacttttcgaaatcgtcaaaatctcattttttgtaaataactcaaaaacggagaatcataggaggctacggttttcaccattcgtttctctgaaaaagaactaggaaatgtgtcatccgttttcttgtagctcttatagttctcgagatcccctcagtcgacaacgaattttgctcaccctgtacataccaAATAAAAAGAAATTGGGACTCGTGGGAAGCTGCCAAATATCCCTCGTCGAGACCTCTGTAATACAAGCTGTGGTAGGTCAAATATTCCGTAAAAAAATTCATAACCATTACAAGTACGTGTTACTATGTGAGTAACTATGTATTTCTTTGAGAGAATCCAAAAATTCTTGCTCAACCTTTTCATtatcataaattttcattttatcatattatattttcagagaTTTCAAGTTTATCCAACGTTTCCTGCATAAAATAAGTTGACGTACGAGAATTGctgatgaacaaaaaaaaatcaaattatacCATCAGTTTGAGAAAACTAATTAAATGTAATCAACGAACGAATAAATATAATTTCCATAAACTGAATGGTATTGAGATTGTGAAAATTATAAATGAACCACTTTTTTGTCCTTTGACAAACATTGCATCATTTCCCATATGTAGAGCATGTATGGATGGTAAAAGGCAAATACTTCAAGTTTCTGATTTACAATGGAATTCCTATGAAATCTCTTCTCACTGAGCAAATTTATTTACACAATGTGAATcatgaaattgttgaaatcaaCTATTTTCAGTATGAGGGTTAGTTTATTCTGGCCGGTAACTTATTCCCTAATCCCTAACTCTAGAAGTTAACTTGAAATTTGCAGGATTTTGGATGTAAAACTGCAATAAATACACACGAGAATAACAGTTGCTGTTACGAGCCAGCAGAAAAAAACCTTAAaatctaaaatttttatatatttcgtCAGACGAAAAACCACTTAAGGGATTAGGGAATAAATTACCGGCCAGCATAAACCAACCCCAAGTTAAATACTCTAAGATGGTTCATCATACCACGGAGATTTGCATATGCAAATAAACTTTAATAAGAAAGGTAAGCATATCAGGGGCATACGGTGGTTATTTATTTCATCCCTAACATATTCCACGTAGTTCGATGCGGTCGAAAACCACATTGTTGTGAAATATCGTCGAAGTATGACTTTTTCTGAACAACGGACGTGCGCTCAAGAATTTTGCTACAAATTTACTAAAAGTTATCAGTGGGATTTATAAAGAACCATAATTAGGGTGCAGTGACGTTTCGAATTTCCCGTGGTATATTATGTTcttgaattctgaaaatatcaaatttGAGCTCATCAATTCCCGAATTATTTATCACAATCGAAGAAAAATGATGTTTAATGCGATTTCTGATGAGAATAAATCATCAATACACACCTCAAAAGAAATTCAGTGCTAAGAGTGCCATTTCCATTTTTCTACTCAATTCGATATTTGAGTTTAATGGAAGGAAAATCTTTATACTTcgatgaatcaaaatttttccTGCATGGGTTCTAAAGCAATTATTCAGAACAGATAATATGAAGGGTTGAAAAGTATAGTCCTGAACCTTTTCCCATACATCTTTCAATGATCAAAAATTAGAGAAGAACTATTGTTTCGTTTAGGAATTATTGAGTCAAATAAACATCCTGACATACACATTTATACCgagatttatacagggtgttttgagTAGTCCAGCAGCATATTTCCGtaagtatgaatttttccggAAATCCCCAAGATAGGGGGTAATTCTTATTTACAGGGGAACAATTAAAAATTCGTTGGTGTACGTACGAAAAAATCGTTAAACGTCACTGATAAATTGAATTGAGTGGTTGATTTACTGAACAAATATAAAATGTGATAAGATGTCGAAATTGtattattttcattcgaacggtGTTTTTCCCAACTTCTTCAGAAAACATGAAAATCGAAATCTTATTGGGAAATGAATGTTGAGAGAAAGATCCCAATATTCGCATATTATCCAAGACTAACCCTCGGACTAACCTTTATTGGAATTTTATAGGATAAAACATTCTTGCTCATGtttccattgaatatttctgtagtatacttcgaaaatttcaaaattttcagaaaataatgtTCCACCACTTACCCAAATATTGGTATGAAATATCCTAGGGTGAACATAATTATGGACATTCGAATAGCCCATAATGCACAATCTATTTTATGGGTGTAAATGTGAACTTTTAGAGCATCAAGATTAAGCCCTCTCCTGTTCGTTGAATCTGATGGAGCTGCATTATCACCCATTATAAAAGAGATGATCAAGAAAAGTTATCGAGCGCAAAGTTCGAACTCTAACCTTCCGGGATAAAACAAACTTATTTCGAATTTCCCAGTTGTTACActtcaaattaaaattaaaatgttGCACTAGGAGGGAGTCCACCaggaaaaaatgattttattatgAATCTTTGATAATAGCAAACGAATGAACGGATACTTTGCGACGAATTCGAAAGTTTAATTTGTATTAAATGTTGAATGACACTATTTGACACTAATGACATTAGACagattgtaaaaaaatttcttgtacTGTCACCAGACCTACGGCAAAAATTTCATACTTTGGACCTACTTCGTTACGTCAGATCCAGAGATATATATCTCTGGTCAGATCTGAGGTCCGTTTTTCATAAGAATTGAGCGGAGATTaaaaattacgtattttattttTGGGCTatgaaatttattattatttgatttaattatgatttttttctccGATACGTTTCGACCAAAAGTATGGTTCTCTAATTGCCGTACGCATCATTTGATTAAAGGAAGTTTAAGAACTTAGGACGTAGCGTAGAATCTCTAAGAAAAAAAGACGTTTAAGCAATTAatttcgtttaatgaaacggtgcatgtGGCCATAAAGAAGGAAAACAAAGAAATTATTGATAGTGCTCTATGACCAAATTGATGTCAAACTTCGTCGAGGTTCTGTGAGCACTAGTTCTTTCATCGAAAAACGGCATATCGTTCACACAAGTGTAGAAAATGGCGACCCCAATTTCTAAAAAACGCAAGGTATTTAtcaataatttttatgaaatttttcgtaTTATTTTCCTTATGGAATACTCATTGATTTTTCATAACTTAGTTGCTTGCCTGGAGCTTAAACCAGCGATAACATATCATAACCTATTTATGCCGCGTGGTCTTTGATGTCCAGTAATTTATTTTAAATGTTTCTAGTTCGTTGGAGATGGTGTCTTCAAAGCTGAGTTGAATGAGTTCTTAACTCGTGAATTATCTGAAGATGGATACTCTGGTGTGGAAGTCAGAGTTACTCCCACTAAAACCGAAATTATCATTATGGCCACAAGAACCGACAGAGTGTTGGGAGACAAAAACAGGAGAATCCGTGAATTGACTTCTGTTGTTCAGAAAAGATTCAACTTTGCTGAAGGAGCTGTAATCCTCTATGTTGAGAAGGTTGCCATTAGAGGACTGTGTGCGATAGCCCAAGCAGAATCCCTTAGATTTAAGTTGATTGGTGGTTTGGCAGTTCGTAGGGCATGCTATGGAGTCCTTCGTTACATCATGGAATGTGGTGCTCAAGGTATATAATCATAAATCAATATATAACTTACCTTATGATCTTATGACTTATATTAGAACATTTATcaaatataattgaaattttcaggatgtgAAGTGGTCGTTTCTGGCAAATTGAGAGGTCAGAGGGCTAAGAGCATGAAATTCGTAGATGGTTTGATGGTTCACTCCGGAGATCCTTGCAATGACTATGTTGACACAGCAACTAGGCATGTACTACTTAGGCAAGGAGTGTTGGGAATTAAGGTAGGCTTACTAGTTACCTTTAAAATATTAACTTAGTTCAGTTGAACAATTTTCATTCTAATATATTATCTACAATATTTTGTAGGTAAAAATTATGCTTCCTTGGGACCCTACTGGTAAAACTGGACCTAAGAAACAACTACCTGACAATGTTAATGTGGTTGAACCAAAAGAGGAAATATTACACCCAGCACCCAGCAGTGAAATTAAACCTGTTAGGCCTGATGCTCTGCCTGCCATGGCAGTAGAAATGTAATTATTTTATactaataaaatataaaatgtgaaaaatttttgttgacTTTCCCATATCACTGTTTGTAGAGAAAATTAGTTGAGATGAAAACTCTTTTAAACTTGTTTCACTGcttcaataaataaatgatgTAGCTGGCCTCTATCGTCTAGAATTTTTCTAGTGATTCGTTTTAAGAActatatggggcaaatggcaaaaatgaaaattttgcatTCTTGCTcttgttatttgaaaaataacaagACTACCATTTAAAATCTAATAAATTGAGAACATTCCAGATACAGGCGCTATTTTAGAAAATGTCAAACAACGATTATGAGACATAAGAGGAATGTATTATTTTGCGAAATTGCTTATTTTTAATTCAACATAGTCTATGTAATTCAAACATTTACTTATGTTTCCTGTTTTATAACCTACAGATTCAGCTCATAGTTCAGCTAACGTCATTACTGCAAAGAAAAATGAGTATTCGAATCAATTTCTATGTCTATGAAATTGCTCTATGGCAGTTGGCTATTTCAAGTCTATGGGCAGCTGTCACcataaagtttttcatgataAAATACTTAaacaaaaatacaatttttttaacaaATTGCCTTAAAACTATTATCTACAAATTAGAGAacttcaataataatattgtgAAACTgacaaattcaaattatctGGTAAACTTGATTAATTCTTATTGCtattattttaattattcaaaaacagaGTACTTTTATTTGAACAATATGAAGACAATCCAATAAAATGGATGATTATAAGTTTCTCTTCAAAGTAGTACTGGTAGGAAATGCTGGGGTTGGTAAGACATGTCTAGTTCGAAGGTTCACCCAAGGGCTATTTCCTCCAGGGCAAGGTGCAACCATTGGAGTGGATTTCATGATCAAAACAGTAGAAGTGGACAATGAGAAAGTGAAAGTAATATTTTATAGAATTGATAATTTCGAGCTgtaattgaataattgaatttCAGCTACAAATTTGGGATACTGCAGGCCAAGAAAGGTTCAGATCGATCACTCAAAGTTATTATAGGTCAGCTCATGCGTTGATTCTAGTCTATGATATCTCTTGCCAACCTACCTTCGACTGTCTACCAGACTGGCTTCGAGAAATTGAAGAGTATGCTAGCAATAAAGTCCTTAGGGTATTAGTGGGTTAGTAGAACTACcaatcttcaaatattttcaatttgtgaaaatcaaTGTTATTTTTTATCCTGTTCTTAATTTCAGGTaataaaattgatagagaaGATAGAGAAATTCCAACACATGTAGGAGAAGAATTTGCTGAAAGAAATAGTATGTACTTTTTGGAAACATCAGCTAAAGAAGCTGAGAATGTTGAAACATTATTTATCCAAATTGCTACTGACTTAATAAAGGTGAGTCTTTATGTTCAGATATTTATTTAAGCAGTTGGTTATGTAGTTCCAGAACAAAACACTTTTTGAATTTCGTCTGACTCTTGAACATGTtatatgaatgaaaatttcttaATATGCTTAAAGAATGAATTATGATGATAGTTTTTGTgtctgaaatataatgaaatgaaggtTTTTAGTGGCATGCAGATAGGAGggattcaattcctgtctgcatgccgctaaaaaccTTCATTTTGAAGAATGAATGTTTGCATTGTGTGTTTTTTGTTGCGGTAGAATATCTTTATATGGAAAGTCTCTATGTTGATATTTCAGCAAGCTAGAAATAGAGATGTACCTAAATATGATGGTACAACCACCATAGATGACAGCACAACTTCTATTGGAGAAACAAATTGCTGTGGTAAACTACAATAATGATACTCCAATTAATTTTACTTAGTTGAAGGCTTTAAAACATTTGTACTTAATTTTTATAGATTCATTATCGATAGTGACATAATTATGcatttacaaacaaaaatttccctTAATGATTAGTTGAGAAAGTCCTCATGGTCTTGAGACTGATTTTGGAACAAATGTTTTATCCTATTGTTTGATCTCTAGGACCATGATTCTTTATAAGTATTGTTACATTTTATTCGTTGTTACTAGTTTTACAATTGCGTTGCAACtatattgtttttcaatataacaTTAAGAATATCTTACCCCATGATGTAGAAAATAAGTAACATGCATTTAATTTGTTATGAGTATACAAAGCAAATATTTATTCTggtttctatatttttgaaatttgacatTGAATAAACGCACTTGACCACAAAAGAAAATCTGCACTGCAATTACACAACAGACAATCTTGCAAACAATGATGTggggacaagatatttgaattttagaGCTCTTCATATACACTATCAAATTCCTCTATTTTAGTTATATATTGTTGTGTTTGTTCCTACtaattttatttcagttttttacatACTGATATTTCACTTTTGTTCAACATTGAtattaaattttgtttttgcattTACTTCGAGAATTTTGCATTTTTAGCATCGAGCTAAAGTTAATTAATGCCTCTCAAGTGATTTTAAGTGAATAGCAAAGACAAATACTCACATGTTTTGTTGTTGGTAAGGAGCTCTGCTTTTTTATACATCAAATTTTTGAGTTGGGAATTTTTTTAATACTCAAATGAAACATTTCTTTAGAGAATTGTCTTCTCTCTATTTGTTAAAATTTTTGCACTGAAAGATGTAGAATTTGATCAAGAAACCTTTTTTACACTGGTTTTGTCTTTGTTGATTGAAATTATTAATATAttgtgatttttctgaaacTTCATTTTAGATGTTTAGTATTATATTTTGTTGTTATGTGTAGTGAATCTTGTGGCAGCTTTATATATAACTGTGGTGAAGGTATGGATCATttttaaaattgaattattttgtattGTAAACCTAATTGCCAAAGATAATAAGCATTGTaataaaacattgaaaattaaAGTCATATCAGTTGATTTTGATTCCaattatttttcttgaaattggaAATTATTTCCCCTTTCTTGAGTGAGGTTCTGCAATTGATATTTGTATGTTGGTAGTATATTTCTTGATATCATTATTTTTTTGCATTATCTGTTATCTATGTCAAGATATAATCTAAACCTTTCTTCAAAAACATAAGGCAAATTTCATgaacaaaaaagaaattttgtagaaaattCATTGTCATTTATTACGATTCCATTAGATGGCATTGGAACAGCTACTACAGGAAAAAAGAGTGGTTGAAAGTCTGTGAGTTGTATTTATTCCAAGGAAAATTGACTTTGGCGTTTTTACATGAATTTTATGGATATTTAAAAAACGAGCTTAATTGCTCCCCCATCGTTACGTAGTTACCCCAAAATGTTCAATTCCGATCAATGTTTTTgtgaaatcgaataattttttttg
Proteins encoded:
- the LOC123309190 gene encoding 40S ribosomal protein S3, whose amino-acid sequence is MATPISKKRKFVGDGVFKAELNEFLTRELSEDGYSGVEVRVTPTKTEIIIMATRTDRVLGDKNRRIRELTSVVQKRFNFAEGAVILYVEKVAIRGLCAIAQAESLRFKLIGGLAVRRACYGVLRYIMECGAQGCEVVVSGKLRGQRAKSMKFVDGLMVHSGDPCNDYVDTATRHVLLRQGVLGIKVKIMLPWDPTGKTGPKKQLPDNVNVVEPKEEILHPAPSSEIKPVRPDALPAMAVEM
- the LOC123309585 gene encoding ras-related protein Rab-30, yielding MDDYKFLFKVVLVGNAGVGKTCLVRRFTQGLFPPGQGATIGVDFMIKTVEVDNEKVKLQIWDTAGQERFRSITQSYYRSAHALILVYDISCQPTFDCLPDWLREIEEYASNKVLRVLVGNKIDREDREIPTHVGEEFAERNSMYFLETSAKEAENVETLFIQIATDLIKQARNRDVPKYDGTTTIDDSTTSIGETNCCGKLQ